The region TTATCGGTTGGAAAAATTGACATAATTCCCTTAAACGAGAAAGAAATGAAAAAAGTGCGTGGAAAAGTCGTGGGAATGATTTTCCAAGATCCAATGACATCTCTGAATCCAATAATAAAAGTTGAAAAATTATTCTACGAAACACTCCGAGAACACGAACCGGGTATATCTTTTGATGTGGCTCGAGAAAGAGCTGCTCGAATCTTGGAAAAAGTTGGTATTGAACCGGAAAGAATGAGAGAGTACCCATTTCAATTCAGTGGAGGAATGCGCCAGAGAGTCATGATAGCACTCGCACTCGTTTTGAATCCAGATATAGTAATCGCTGACGAACCAACAACATCACTTGATGTAATTGTTCAAGCACAAATTCTGGAGCTCTTAGATGAACTCAGAAGAAGCTATGACACTTCTGTCATATTGATTACACATGATCTCGGTGTGGTTGCTCAAATGGCCGATAAAATAGCTGTCATGTATGCCGGACAGATGGTAGAACAGAATGTCAAGAACAAAATTTATTATGAACCCAAACACCCATACACAAAATTACTTTTGAAAAGTATTCCAAACACCAACCCAGAAGATCTTCAGCTCAATTTCATTCCTGGATCACCTCCCTCTTTGCTGAACGTGCCAGAAAGATGCCGATTCACCAGTAGATGTCCATTCAGAATGGACATTTGCGAAAAAGAACCGCCTGTTTTTGATGTGGACGGAGGACAAGTCAAATGCTGGTTGTATCGCTAAGGAGTGAGGAAAATGAGCTTACTTCGTGTTTCAAACCTGAAAAAATACTTTGCTGTTAAAAGAAGCGCGGGAGAAATATTAATGAGAGTTCCGCAAAAATTTGTCAAAGCTGTCGATGGTGTTTCTTTTGAGATAAACGAGGGAGAGACTTTCGGATTAGTAGGGGAATCAGGAAGCGGAAAAACCACAACAGGCAGGCTTGTTCTCAGGTTGATAGAACCAACTGAGGGAACTATAGAATTTGACGGGGTTGATATCACCAGATTGAGTAACAATGAGATGAGATCCTTCAGAAGGAAAATGCAGGTAATCTTTCAGGACCCTATGGCTGCCCTGAACCCCTATATGAAAATAGGGGATGCCGTGAAACACGGTCTGGAAATACACAACATTGGAAAAAGCGAGCAAGAAAGAAGGAATATGGTTCTTGAGATGCTCGAAAAAGTCAATCTTCAACCGGAAATTTATCCTCGTTATCCCCATGAACTTTCCGGTGGTCAGAGGCAACGTGTAGTGATAGCCCGAGCACTGATTTTAAAGCCGAAATTTGTTGTTGCCGATGAGGCGCTGGCCATGCTCGATGTCTCTGTAAGGTCACAACTTCTAAAACTCCTTCTTGATTTGAAAAAAGAAATGAACCTGACCTTTTTGTTTATAACTCACGATCTTGCAACTACCAAATACATCTGCAATAAAATAGGGGTAATGTACCTTGGAAAATTTGTTGAAATAGGTACATATAATCACATCTACAAATCTCCCATGCATCCGTACACTAAAGCTCTGATATCGGCTATTCCAGAGCCAGATCCAGATATCATGAGCTCAAAAAAAAGATTTATCCCTGAAGGAGAAGTTCCAAATCCAATCAATCCACCAAAAGGATGTCGATTTCATCCAAGATGTCCTTTTTCAATGAGCATCTGTGGTTCAGTTGAGCCTGAACTTGTTAAAATGGAAGATGGTAGAATTATTGCGTGCCACCTTTACAAATCTAATTAGGAGGAAGAAGATCATGAAATATTCACTGAGAGTCCCGGATATTTCGTGTCAGCACTGTAAAATGAGAATTTCGAAAGTATTCGATGACATCGGATTGAAGGAGTATGAGATCAGCATTGAAAAGAAAACTGTTATTGTTGATACTGAAGATATCAAAACAGTCTTGAGCAAAATGGAAGAAATAGGATATCCCGTGGAAAGTTATGAAGCACTTTAACCAGAGACAAAAATTTTCCACTTTTATAAGTGAATAATGAATATCGTTTGCTCTCAGCACATAATGTCACAACTTAACACTAAGAGAACGGATAATTTGTACGTCTGTTCACAGTAAGAATATAAATGTGGCAAAAATAAAATTAGCCATATGTTAATATAACAGCTCTTTGAGCGTGGAAAATCTGACAGCAGAAGCTACTTTGACTGTGAAAACCTCTTCTATAAGCAATGATAGTTTATGATTCCCCGCCGGGAAAACCCATGATTTTCAAACATGAGACGAAAGGCAGGATAGATACCTGATAAAAATAGGAAAAGAGAGTATACTAAGAAATAGCTTGGATATCCAAGCTGTAGGAGTGGACCATTCCGATCTTAAACCTGCGGAGAGGCGAAAGTTTTTATAAAGCAGGAAGCCCACTTTTTTAGAAATGGGGGGAGGTCACAGATAGCAATACAAAAAAGAGGCTGCTTCAAAGCAGCCTCTTTAAATCCCCGGGCACTACCTACTCTCACATGGAGTCGCCTCCATACTACCATCGGCCCAGAGCGGCTTAACGGCCGGGTTCGGAATGGGACCGGGTGTTTCCCGCTCTGGTATCTGCACCCGAGGAAACCTGAAGGATCACTGGAAACTGCATAGGAAGCTGTAAGGTCAAGGCCTCGGCCTATTAGTACCGGTTGGCTCAACACCTTACGATGCTTACACCACCGGCCTATCAAGGTCCTATTCTCGGACCGGCCTTACTCCCTTATGGGATGGGAGGTCTAATCTTGGGACGCGCTTCCCGCTTAGATGCCTTCAGCGGTTATCGCTTATGGGCATAGCTACCCGGCGTATGCCCCTGGCAGGACAGCCGGTACACCAGAGGCCCACTCTCCCCGGTCCTCTCGTACAAGGGGAGACCTCCCTCAAACCTCCTGCGCCCGCGGCCGATAGGGACCGACCTGTCTTACGACGGTCTGAACCCAGCTCACGTACCCCTTTAATAGGCGGACAGCCTAACCCTTGGGACCTGCTTCAGCCCCAGGATGGGATGAGCCGACATCGAGGTGCCGATCCTCGCCGTCGATGTGAACTCTCGGGCGAGACTAGCCTGTTATCCCCGGGGTAACTTTTGTCCGTTGTCGACGACCCTTCCACTCGGAGTCGCCGGGTCACTAGGGCCGACTTTCGTCTCTGCTCGACCTGTCGGTCTCACAGTCAGGCCGGCTTATGCCCTTACACTCTTCGGTGGATTTCCAACCCACCTGAGCCGACCTTCGCGCGCCTCCGTTACATTTTAGGAGGCGACCGCCCCAGTCAAACTGCCCACCTGGCACTGTTCCCAACCTGCTCTTCACAGGTTCAGGTTAGAATTCCGACACACCGAGGGTGGTATCCCACCGACGGCTCCCCCGACCCTGACGAGCCGGGTTCACAGCCTCCCACCTATCCTGTACACGATGTGTCAGAATCCAATACCAGGTTGCAGTAAAGCTCCACGGGGTCTTTCCGTCTAGCCGCAGGTTGTGGGCATCTTCACCCACACTGAAATTTCACCGGGTCCCTCGCCGAGACAGTGCCCCAGTCGTTACGCCATTCATGCAGGCCAGAACTTACCTGGCAAGGTATTTCGCTACCTTAGGACCGTTATAGTTACGGCCGCCGTTTACCGGGGCTTCGGTTTGGAGCTACGCCTTGCGGCCTCACCCCTCCCCTTAACCTTCCGGCACTGGGCAGGCGTCAGCCCCTATACATCCTCTTTACGAGTTTGCAGAGGCCTGTGTTTTTGGTAAACAGTCGCTAGGGCCTTGTCACTGCGACCGCTTCAGGCTTCCTCAGTTTCCAGGTTGCCCTTTCCCCTGAGTTCACCCTACTGCGGCACCCCTTCTCCCGAAGTTACGGGGTTAATTTGCCGAGTTCCTTGGCGAGGGTTATCCCGCTCCCCTTAGCTTTCTCAGCTCGCCCACCTGTGTCGGTTTGCGGAACGGTCACCTGCAACCTCGAACGGTACGCGAGGCTTTTCTTGGCAGCGTGGGGTCAACGCCGTTGGACCCTCACGGGTCCTTCCCATCACGGCTCAGACTCCGGGTGCGGATTTACCTACACCCATCAACGCCCTAACCGCTTGGAAGGGAATGCCACTTACCCTCGGCGTTTACCCTTCTGCGTCACCCCTCGCACCTCGATTACAGGTGGCGCTGGAATATTAACCAGCTTCCCTTCGGCTATCCCTTTCGGGTTCACCTTAGGGTACCGGCTAACCCTGGGAGGACGACCCTTCCCCAGGTACCCTTGGGCATTCGGGGGGAGAGATTCTCACTCTCCTCTCGCATACTCATGTCCGCATTCTCACTTCCGCCTCGTCCAGCAGCCCTCACGGGTCTACCTTCACCCTACAGCGGAAAGCTCCCCTACCGCCTGTACATAATGTACAGACCCATGGCTTCGGGGGATGGCTTGAGCCCCGTTACATCTTCGGCGCAGTGCACCTCGACTGGTGAGCTGTTACGCACTCTTTAAAGGATGGCTGCTTCTAAGCCAACCTCCCAGTTGTCTGGGGTGCACCACATCCTTTCCCACTTAGCCATCTCTCTGGGCCCTTAGCCGATGGTCTGGGCTGTTTCCCTTTTGTCCATGGAGCTTATCCCCCACAGACTTCCTCCCGAGTTTTATGTACAGGGATTCGGAGTTTGACAGGGTTCGGAGGTTACCCCCCTAGCCCTATCAGTGCTCTACCCCCTGCACAGACCACTCGAGGCCGCACCTCAATGCGTTTCGGGGAGAACCAGCTATCACCGGGTTCGGTTAGCTTTTCACTCCTACCCCCAGGTCATCCGAGGATTTTTCACTATCCATCGGTTCGGACCTCCAGTGGGGTTTAGCCCACCTTCATCCTGCCCAGGGGTAGCTCACCCGGCTTCGGGTCTGCCACCAGTGACTTGCGCCCTATTCGGACTCGCTTTCGCTACGGCTCCGCCTCTACCGGCTTAACCTTGCCACTGACGACAACTCGCGGACTCATTAATCAAAAGGCACGCCGTCACCCTTGCGGGCTCCGACTTATTGTAGGCATGCGGTTTCAGGTTCTATTTCACTCCCCTCCCGGGGTTCTTTTCACCTTTCCCTCACGGTACTCGTGCACTATCGGACGATGGAGAGTATTTAGCCTTGGAGGGTGGTCCCCCCAGATTCCCGCAGGATTTCCCGGGTCCCGCGGTACTTGGGAACACAGTTCAAGGAGTCTTCTCCCTTTCGCTTACGGGGCTGTCACCCTCTCCGGCCCATCTTCCCAGATGGTTCAGCTAAGGAGAAGATTTGTAACTCCCCGGCGAGTCCGTAGCCTCGCCCAACTGTGTCCCACAACCCCAGTGCAACAACGCCTACGGGCTTGAACATCGCACTGGTTTAGGCTTTTCCCCTTTCGATCGCCTCTACTCAGGGAATCTCGTTTGATTTCTTTTCCTCGGGGTACTGAGATGTTTCACTTCCCCCGGTTCGCACCTTTCGGCGACTGGTCTTACGACCAATCAGGTTTCCCCATTCGGGAATCCCCGGATCAAAGCCTGTTTGCGGCTCCCCGAGGCTTATCGCAGCTTACCACGCCCTTCATCGCCTTCCATCGCCAAGGCATCCACCGCATGCCCTTAGTACCTTGACCTTTTCGCTTCCTATGCAGTTTTCAATGACCCTTCCATTGGTGGAGACGAGGGGATTCGAACCCCTGACTTCCTGCTTGCAAAGCAGGCGCTCTCCCAGCTGAGCTACGTCCCCGCCCATGGTGGGCTCGGGAGGATTCGAACCTCCGACCTCACGCTTATCAGGCGTGCGCTCTCACCAACTGAGCTACGAGCCCGCTTGAGCCACTCAAATATGGATAGCAGTCCCGATTTCTCCCTAGAAAGGAGGTGATCCAGCCGCACCTTCCAGTACGGCTACCTTGTTACGACTTAGCCCCCCTCGCCAGATTCACCTTCAACACCTTCCCTCCCTTTCGGGTTAGGATAGGCGTCTTCAGGTGCCCCCGACTCGGGTGGCTTGACGGGCGGTGTGTGCAAACCCCGGGAACGTATTCACCGCGGCATGGCTGATCCGCGATTACTAGCGATTCCGGCTTCACGCAGGCGGGTTGCAGCCTGCGATCTGAACTGAGGATGGTTTTGGGGATTGGCTCCCTCTCGCGAGGTCGCGACCCACTGTACCACCCATTGTAGCGCGTGTGTAGCCCAGGGCATAAAGGGCACGAGTACCTGACGTCGTCCCCTCCTTCCTCCGGCTCGTCGCCGGCGGTCCCCTTAGAGTGCCCGGCCGAACCGCTGGCAACTAAGGGCAGGGGTTGCGCTCGTTGCGGGACTTAACCCAACACCTCACGGCACGAGCTGACGACGGCCGTGCACCACCTGTGCAGGCTCCCTTTCCAAAAGGAAAGGGTCCCTTCCCTTTCGGGTTGGTACCACCTGCATGTCAAGCCCTGGTAAGGTTCTTGGCTTAGCATCCAATTAAACCACACGCTCCACCGCTTGTGCGGGGTCCCGCCAATTCCTTTGAGTTTCACCCTTGCGGGCGTACTCCCCAGGCGGCCCACTTAACGCGTTAGCTACAGCACGGAGGAATGACTCCCCCACACCTAGTGGGCATCGTTTACGGCTAGGACTACCCGGGTATCTAATCCGGTTTGCTCCCCTAGCTTTCGGGCCTCAGCGTCGGGCTTGGCCCAGGAGACCGGCTTCCCCACCGGCGTTCCTGCTGATATCTACGGATTTCACCCCTACACCAGCAGTTCCGTCTCCCTCTACCAGCCCCAAACCCAGTAGTTTCGGGCGCAATTCCACAGTTGAGCTGTGGGATTTCACACCCGACATACTGGATCGCCTGCGCCCCCTTTACGCCCAGTGAATCCGGGTAACGCTCGCCCCCTACGTATTACCGCGGCTGCTGGCACGTAGTTAGCCGGGGCTTTCTCGTGAGGTACCGTCATCGATCTGGCATTTCCTCCAGATCTTATTCGTCCCTCACAACAGAGGTTTACACCCCGAAGGGCTTCGTCCCTCACGCGGCGTCGCTGGATCAGGCTTTCGCCCATTGTCCAAAATTCCCCACTGCTGCCTCCCGTAGGAGTAGGGCCCGTGTCTCAGTGCCCTTGTGGCCGGTCACCCTCTCAGGTCGGCTACCCGTCGTAGGCTTGGTGAGCCATTACCTCACCAACTACCTGATGGGCCGCGGGCCCATCCCTCAACGAAGCAAACACTCCTTTCATCCAGCAACTGTCGTCACCGGATAATATGGGGTATTAGCCGGAGTTTCCCCCGGTTATCCCCCGCTGAGGGGTAGGTTACCCACGTGTTACTCACCCGTGCGCCGCTGGTACTCCCCCCGAAGGGGTTTCCCCGCGCGACTTGCATGTGTTAAGCACGCCGCCAGCGTTCACCCTGAGCCAGGATCAAACCCTCCACAAAACTTATAGTGAAGGTTTTGATTCCTGACTTTCAATTATATTTCGATTGGCGGGACTGCTATCCACATTTCAATGACCCAGGGACACAATACTCCTGGTCTTAACAAGACCTTTTCTACTTCTATTCAATTCGTAAGACCCATCATTTTCATCATCTTATTCGAGCGACCGGATATCATAGTATCACTTAGTCAACACAGTGTCAAGTTACGAAAAAGTAAACACCGCACAAATTTTAAATTCAGCCTCCAAGATAAGCATACTTCACCTTTTCATTGTTCAAAAGCTCTTTCCCGTTACCGTGCAAAACTATCCTGCCAGTTTCAACAACATATGCATAATCCGCTATATTAAGCGCTGCATAAGCATTCTGTTCAATTAAAAGTATTGTTTTACCCTCTTTGTGTATTTTTTGGATTATCTCAAAGAGCTCTTCGACTATTATCGGCGCCAGTCCCAGGGATGGTTCATCAAGCATCAACAAATCCGGTTTACTCATCAACGCTCTTCCAATAGCAAGCATCTGTTGTTCACCGCCTGATAATGTTCCACCTTTCTGATCAACTCTCTCTTTAAGTCTTGGAAACAAAGAGAAAACGAATTCCATATCTTCTTTTATGCCATTTTTATCCGATCTCTGATAAGCTCCTATCAGTAAATTTTCATATACGGTAAGATTCGGAAAAATTCGCCGGCCTTCCGGAACCATCGTAATTCTTCTGGAAACAATCTGATTTGTCGGTTTGTTTGTAATATCTTCGTCATTGAATAAAATCTTCCCGGATCTGATCTTCACAAGACCGCAGATGGCTTTCAGAGTTGTCGTTTTTCCTGCACCATTTGAACCAATCAAGGCAACTATACTACCTCGGTCCACACGAAAAGAAATACCTTTGAGTGCTTTTATTGCACCATAATTTACGCAAAGATCATTAACCACGAGCATAAGCACCACTTCCCAAATAAGCTTTTATAACTTCCGGGTTATTCTGAATTTCCAGGGGTGTTCCGCGAGCAATAATGTTTCCATGATCAAGAACAGTTATTTCTTCGCAAATTCCCATGACTACTTTCATGTCATGTTCTATTAGAAGAATTGTCAGATCAAATTCATTGCGTATTCTGACAATAAATTTCATCAGGTCTAATGTTTCTTCCGGGTTCATGCCTGCAGCAGGTTCGTCAAGCAAAAGTAATTCGGGTCTTGTAGCAAGCGCGCGAGCTATCTCTAATTTTCTCTGGTGACCATAAGGCAAGGAACTTGCACGTTCATTCCTTAATTCATACAACCCAACAGCTTCCAGTAACTTCAAGGATTCTTCCGTTATAGATTTTTCCTGTTTTGAATAACCGGGAAGGTCAAACACAGCAGATAATATTGATGCCTTTAACCTGAAATGGCATGCAACCCTCACATTATCAAGAACGGTCATTCTGTAGAAGAGTTTTATGTTTTGAAAAGTTCTCGCCACCCCAAGTGACGTTATTCTGTGAGGTTTTTCCCCAGTGATTTCACGATCTTTAAAGTAAACTCTGCCATTTTCTGGTCTATAAACACCAGTAATAATATTGAAAATAGTCGTTTTTCCCGCACCATTAGGTCCTATAAGGCCAGCAAGTTTCCCCTTTTCAATATTAATTGATACATCATTAACGGCTATCAATCCACCAAATTTTTTTGTCACGTGATCTAATTTCAGCATAATTCATTCTCCTTTTTTCACCCTTCTACTTTTCAAAATTAAAAACATACCTTCCCAAGAAAATTCTCTGTCCCCGAGTATTCCATGTCTGAAAAATAGTACTGCTATCATCAAGATAATCGAAAAAATCAGCATCCTCATGCCAGCTATTCCAGGAATCGTAATACCAAATAAAGTCATTGGCGTCTCGACAATTCTCAACCATTCCATTAAAAAAGCTATCAAAACACCCGATATCACAGTACCAGTTATGCTTCCAAGCCCACCAAGAAGAACTATCAAGACTATTTGGAATGTAAGCATTATGTTGAAAGCATTTGGATCTATCGTCATCACCAAACTTCCAAGCAAACCACCCGCAATACCAGCAAAAAAAGCTCCTACCACAAATGCCAAAACTTTATGGAAAAACAAATTTACCCCCATAGCCTCCGCTGCTTCTTCATCATCTCTTATAGCTTTGAGGGCTCTCCCATAGCTGGAGTCGATTAATCTCTTCACAAAAAAGATCGTGAAGATAGCCAGTCCCCAGCTCCACCAGAGATTCGTATATGTCGGCAAACCTTTTAAACCAAGAGGACCATTTGTCACACTTTGAAGGTTGTTAAACAGAACTCTTATTATTTCCGAAAATCCGTAGGTAACTATGGCAAGATAATCCCCCTTAACTCGCATACATGGTGCCCCAACCAGAAAACCAGCACCTGCAGCAAGTAGTCCCCCTATAAGTAGAGCTGGAAAAAAAGGAATTTGAATCTGATTTAGAGGCCAGATGAGTGGTTTTATAAAAAAATTCATCGCTTTGAGTTCAGGAGACATGTAAAGTAGCGCTGAAGTATAAGCGCCTATCGCCATAAAACCGGCATGTCCTAAGGAAAATTGCCCTGTGAAACCATTTATCAAATTCAAACTAACTCCAAGAATAACATATATAGCGGCAACATTCATGATTCTTAGAATATAAGCATCAAAATTGCCCTGTGCGTAAGCAATGAATAAGAAAAATGCGAATACAGTTGCCACACTAAGCCAGAAGGAGCTTTTTCTGTACATTGTTACAACCCCCTATGCTTCACCAAACAAACCTTTTGGTTTGAAAAGAAGCACTAAAACAAGCATGATAAAAATGAAGGCATCTCTGTATCCTGCCAGGTCGGGTAAAAAAGCGACAAGCAAAATCGAAATCATACCTATTAAAAAACCACCCGTCATTGCACCTTTAATGCTTCCAATACCTCCTATTATCGCTGCCGTAAAAGCGCGCCACCCCGGGAAAACCCCCATGAATGGCCATATTTGAGGATATCTCAAAGCCCAGAATATGGCACTAATAGCAGCGAGAGCAGATCCAACAGCAAATGTAAAAGTAATAGTTCTATCCACATTTATGCCCATTAATTTTGCTGTATCAAAATCATGTGCAAGAGCTCTCATTGCCAGACCCATTTTTGTTCTGTAAACGAGATAATTCAAAAATAATAAAGCGACTATCGACACAACAATTGTAATTATTGTTACAAATTGTATTCTCACATTATATATTTCTATCGTTCTGTTCAGAACATTTGGTTGATAGAAAGGCTTTTGTCTTCCCCCAAACACAACTGTTGCAAAATTTTCCAGCAGGAAGGACATTCCGATTGCTGAACACAGCGAAGAAATTCTCGGTGCGCTTCTTAAAGGTTTGTAGGCAATCTTTTCAACAGAAATCCCCAGGAGAATTGTAAGAAAAATGGCAAAAACAAAAGATAACCACCACGGAATTGAAAAAAGCGTAATGCTGTAATAAACGAAAAATGTAGCCATCATGAATATGTCACCATGAGCAAAATTAACCAGCTTAACCACACCATAGACCAAAGTATAACCGATAGCTACAAGACCAAAAACAAATCCTAACGCTATACCATTCGCCAGATGCTGTAAAAATAGAGTCCAGTTCATTTCAGCACCTCCGAAAGGTGCAGGCGTTCTGCCTGCACCGAAAGTTACTCACTAGGTCTAACTGTTGCAACATAAACAAATTTACCGTCTTTCACCATCCTTATAACAGCATCTTTCACCGCATCGCCGTTTTGGTCGAGCGTTATGTAGCCCGTTGCGCCTTCAAAATTCTTGGTAGTTGCGAGTGCGTCCCTGATTGCCTTTGGATCTGCAGAATTTGCCCGTTTAATGGCATCTATAACGAGCATGTATGCATCATAACCAAGAGCAGCAAAAGCACTTGGATCTTTGCCATATTTTTCTCTAAAGGCTTTTATAAATTCCGCGGCTTTCGGTGTTGTCACTGCTTCTGTGTCGAAATGGGTGCTGAAATAACTGCCCTCGACAGATTTTCCACCAACTTCAAGGAACTCCGGTGCCTCCCATGTGTCACCACCCAAGAAAACCTGTTTCATTCCGAGCTCACGTGCCTGTTTTATGATAAGAGCAGCCTCACCGTACGCCGCAGCAGGTATGAAAATCACATCTGGATTTTTACTGTTAGCAAATGTAAGCTGAGCTGTAAAATCCTGATCGCCAGTTTGATAGGAGATCACACCCAGAACAGATTTGTTATTTTTGGTCAATTTTTTGAAAGCTTCCTGAAAATAATGTGACAAACCTACAGAATAATCTGAGGCAATATCCTGTATTACAACAGCCGTTTTTGCACCAAGTTTTTCAACAGCAAATTGAGCCATAACAGTACCCTGAAATGGGTCGATAAAACATACTCTGAAAGCAAATGGTTTTCCAAGGGTCACTAACGGATTTGTTGGCGAACATCCAACCATTGGAACTCCAAGCTTATTAGCAACTTCACTACCAGGTATTGCAACTGCACTACCATAACTACCTATGATTGCTACAGCTTTGTGATATTCAATCAATCTTGCAACAGCATTTGCCGCTTCAACTTTGTCACTTTTGTTATCCACCAGAACAAGCTCAATCTTTCTTCCAAGAACTTCTTTTACCTGTTCATACGCAAGGTTGATGCCTTCCATGGTCATCTGTCCACCAGCTGCATACGGTCCCGTCATGGGTTCATAAACTCCGATAACTATAGGTTCAGCAGCAAAACAAAGCACCATAGCAAATAACATAAGAAAAGATAGCCACCTCATAAATACACCCCCTCCAAATGTGGTTTTTCACAAATATTTAAGATGAAAAACACCTTTTCGCCGAGAATTATAACATAAAATACACTTAAATATCTTTTTCAAAATTTTCCATGCGGGATTTTTTACAAAGGTTAGCTGTATAATATTTATGTTTATGGAGGGATTGAAGTGATAGACCTTCGAAGCGATACTGTCACAACCCCAACAGAGAAAATGAGAAGATCAATGTTTGAAGCAGAAGTTGGAGATGATGTGTATCAGGATGACCCCACAGTTAACAAATTGCAGGAACTCGCAGCCGAAAAAATAGGCAAGGAAGCTGCCCTTTTTGTTCCGTCTGGCACCTTTGGAAATCAGCTTGCTATATTCACCCATACACTCAGAGGAGATGAAGTCATAGTGCCTTCTTCAAACCACATTTTTGTTCATGAAGTGGGCGCACCTGCCGTAATATCAAATGTTCAACTTCGAACAATAGATGATCCTTACGGTATGCCCTCCATCGATAAAATAGCAAAGGCAATAAGAAATGAAGACATACATAATCCAAGAACAGGCTTGATTTGCATGGAGAACGCTCATTCAAGTGGAAAAGTAATACCGATAGATTATTTAGAAAATGTTCACAAACTTGCGAGAAAATGCTCAATACCGGTTCATTTAGATGGTGCAAGAATATTTAATGCAGCTATTGCATTAAATGTAGATGC is a window of Pseudothermotoga elfii DSM 9442 = NBRC 107921 DNA encoding:
- the ltaE gene encoding low-specificity L-threonine aldolase; the encoded protein is MIDLRSDTVTTPTEKMRRSMFEAEVGDDVYQDDPTVNKLQELAAEKIGKEAALFVPSGTFGNQLAIFTHTLRGDEVIVPSSNHIFVHEVGAPAVISNVQLRTIDDPYGMPSIDKIAKAIRNEDIHNPRTGLICMENAHSSGKVIPIDYLENVHKLARKCSIPVHLDGARIFNAAIALNVDAKQIASSADSVMFCLSKGLSAPVGSILAGTKDFVAKARKGRKLMGGGMRQAGVLAAAGIIALNEMIDRLAEDHENAKLLANLLDEIPQIHVLKDQLDINMVFFSFNTIEPEIFVGKMLENGVKINPPHEGIYRFVTHKDISKEDIYTVVKIIKRIVKI